The Spirosoma foliorum genome has a window encoding:
- a CDS encoding ABC transporter permease, producing MPPPRLADRLLNWFCAPHLREEVLGDLHERYALRVAREGETQARRRYWREVMAYVRPSVIKRQPANQGPTEYQAPTTTDMIRNYFKIAFRTLSRHKLYTALNVAGLTLGITCFLLIGLYLFDELTFDQQHSRANRIYRAIQHKKAPAEDLTIAAASYKVAEAATKSIGEIEKSARIVRTGRANLSNPENKNMFQETIAFGSPSLLEMFDFETVDGSGRSALNEPNSIIIVEELAQRLFNSTHVVGKTVDFEINKQLKITAVLKNHPRNSSFDFNAIISEATVSNDEDFAEWTANWDSQTFMTFFLLKEKANPEIAAKKITDLLNANAKLEPGNSISYTLQPLADIHLFSDAITDGARNSNVEAMSQGSLLYIKIFALVALFVLLIACINYMNLATARASNRAKEIGVRKASGAFRSHLIQQFLTESLLVTILSFLVAIVFVNLLLPAFNKFTHKELSLDFNSDYRIWLYSLLAVGIAGFLSGSYPAFLLSGFSPLLLLKNLKLQNRGDLSLRKGLVVFQFTISVVMMIATIVLFQQVQFANDKNLGFNKKLLLVVDINSGKVRSSAETIKTEFSRIPGVNQVSVTSRVPGEWKVIPTVQVKTQESTNEPKVAYWIGADENFAKTFEIQLLAGRNFKGMDDSTSVILNESAAKLLNIKEVSGQQIDIPSRAMGGSYRPLNKENQPFHARIIGIVKDFHFQSLREKIAPMVLAYQRNPVHNIDYFTARIEGKDIPATLVQMRDVLAKIDPTHLLEYHFLDEQLARFYAEDQRRETLLIWVALVTIFIACLGLFGLATYAAEQRIKEIGVRKVLGAGVMNLTALLSKDFLKLVLIANGIAFPIAWWATNQWLNEFAYHIQVEWWVFLLAGILALAIALTTVSYQAIKAALVNPVKSLRSE from the coding sequence ATGCCTCCACCCCGCCTAGCTGACCGCCTGTTAAACTGGTTCTGCGCTCCTCACCTTCGGGAAGAGGTGCTTGGGGACCTGCATGAACGCTATGCGTTGCGCGTAGCTCGAGAAGGGGAAACCCAGGCCCGACGGCGTTACTGGCGGGAAGTGATGGCCTATGTGCGGCCTTCGGTGATTAAACGACAACCAGCAAACCAGGGGCCTACTGAATATCAAGCTCCAACAACTACTGATATGATACGAAATTATTTCAAAATTGCCTTTCGAACCTTAAGTCGGCACAAGCTGTATACCGCCCTAAATGTAGCTGGACTGACTCTTGGAATTACTTGTTTTTTGCTGATTGGCTTATACCTTTTCGATGAGCTGACGTTCGATCAGCAGCACAGTCGGGCAAACCGGATTTACCGGGCTATACAACATAAGAAAGCACCTGCCGAAGACTTGACGATTGCGGCAGCGAGCTATAAAGTGGCCGAGGCCGCAACGAAAAGTATTGGCGAAATTGAGAAGTCAGCCCGAATTGTCCGAACGGGAAGAGCTAATCTATCGAATCCAGAAAATAAGAACATGTTTCAGGAGACGATTGCATTTGGTTCGCCAAGTTTGTTAGAAATGTTTGATTTTGAGACTGTTGATGGGAGTGGTAGATCGGCGTTGAACGAGCCAAATTCGATCATAATCGTTGAAGAGTTGGCACAACGACTTTTCAATAGTACCCATGTTGTTGGCAAAACCGTTGATTTTGAAATCAATAAGCAGCTGAAAATAACGGCTGTTCTGAAAAACCATCCTCGAAATTCGAGTTTCGATTTCAACGCAATCATTTCCGAAGCGACCGTCAGCAACGATGAGGATTTTGCAGAATGGACAGCCAATTGGGATTCCCAAACCTTCATGACCTTCTTTCTTCTCAAGGAAAAAGCTAATCCGGAAATTGCGGCCAAAAAAATTACGGATTTGCTCAATGCCAACGCCAAGCTGGAGCCCGGAAACTCCATCAGCTATACATTGCAACCGCTGGCCGATATTCACCTGTTCTCAGATGCCATTACCGATGGTGCCCGAAACTCGAATGTAGAAGCAATGAGTCAGGGAAGCCTCCTGTATATCAAAATCTTTGCACTCGTTGCCCTGTTTGTTCTCCTCATTGCCTGCATTAATTACATGAATCTGGCCACGGCCCGAGCGTCTAATCGGGCGAAGGAAATTGGCGTTCGGAAAGCCAGTGGGGCATTCCGGTCTCACCTCATTCAGCAGTTTCTGACCGAATCGCTGCTTGTAACGATACTCTCGTTTCTGGTGGCCATCGTGTTCGTCAATCTATTACTCCCTGCCTTCAACAAATTTACCCATAAAGAACTCTCGTTGGATTTTAACAGCGATTACCGAATTTGGCTCTATAGCCTGCTTGCGGTTGGTATCGCTGGTTTTTTATCAGGCAGCTACCCCGCCTTTCTCCTGTCGGGGTTCAGCCCGCTTCTGTTGCTGAAGAACCTTAAACTTCAGAACCGGGGAGATTTGTCGTTGCGAAAAGGGTTGGTCGTTTTTCAATTTACGATATCGGTAGTCATGATGATTGCCACCATCGTGCTGTTCCAGCAGGTTCAATTTGCGAACGATAAAAATCTGGGTTTCAATAAAAAATTACTGCTGGTTGTAGATATCAACAGTGGTAAAGTGCGCAGTAGTGCCGAAACTATAAAAACGGAATTTAGTCGAATACCAGGTGTCAATCAGGTGTCAGTTACGTCCAGAGTACCGGGCGAATGGAAGGTCATTCCAACGGTTCAGGTTAAAACTCAGGAAAGCACCAATGAGCCTAAAGTTGCCTACTGGATTGGTGCCGACGAAAACTTTGCCAAAACCTTTGAGATTCAACTGCTGGCGGGTCGAAATTTTAAGGGAATGGATGATTCTACCTCCGTCATTCTCAACGAATCGGCGGCCAAACTGCTCAATATTAAAGAGGTATCGGGTCAACAAATAGACATTCCTTCCCGAGCGATGGGCGGGAGTTATAGACCGCTGAATAAGGAAAATCAGCCTTTTCATGCACGGATTATTGGCATCGTAAAGGACTTCCATTTTCAATCGCTTCGCGAAAAAATTGCCCCGATGGTTTTGGCCTATCAGCGCAATCCGGTGCATAATATTGATTATTTCACCGCACGAATTGAGGGCAAAGATATTCCAGCGACCTTGGTCCAAATGAGGGATGTGCTGGCTAAAATTGACCCTACGCATCTGCTGGAATATCATTTCCTGGATGAGCAACTGGCTCGCTTCTATGCCGAAGACCAACGACGGGAGACGTTGTTGATCTGGGTTGCCTTGGTTACGATTTTCATTGCCTGTCTGGGGCTATTTGGTCTGGCAACCTATGCCGCCGAACAACGCATTAAGGAAATCGGGGTGCGGAAAGTACTGGGAGCGGGTGTGATGAATCTTACCGCTTTGCTCTCGAAAGATTTCCTGAAACTGGTTTTAATTGCCAATGGTATTGCCTTTCCGATAGCCTGGTGGGCCACCAATCAATGGCTGAACGAATTCGCCTATCACATTCAGGTTGAATGGTGGGTGTTTTTGCTGGCGGGTATTTTGGCGCTGGCCATTGCCCTGACAACTGTTAGTTATCAGGCAATTAAAGCCGCTTTAGTGAATCCGGTTAAATCGCTACGATCGGAATAA
- a CDS encoding ABC transporter permease, which yields MPPPRLADRLLNWFCAPHLREEVLGDLHERYVLRVAREGETQARRRYWREVMAYVRPSIIKRQSNQYPTPTTTAMLRNYLKIAFRTLVKNKGYSFINIGGLAVGMAVAMLIGLWVYDELSFNTYHKNYSRIAQIMQNQVVHGETQTSQSLPYPFIHELTTNYKRHFKHIVTATHPSDHILSAGNKKLSKKGQYIGAEAPEMFTLHMLKGTWAGLRDQQSILLSASTAKALFGDADPIGKLVKINTDKDVSVTGIYEDLPQNTQLHDAQFLASWDYFVATNAYMSQKKWDNHALYIYVEIQPNTDFDKVTASIKDSELNVIKHLESMKEEAATKPQMWLNPMNNWHLYSDFKNGIVSDGPIQYVWLVGMIGFFVLLLACINFMNLSTARSEQRAREVGIRKAIGSLRIQLIGQFFSESFLVVAFAFVLAILAVVMTLPWFNELAAKQMVIPWANSFFWLSCLGFMLLTDLLAGSYPALYLTSFQPVKVLKGAGLAKVQMGRFAGVPRKVLVITQFTVSISLIICTLVIYRQIQFAKNRPVGYSRDGLLMVPMQSDDFYGKTDLLRTELKNTGAVTEVAESQSPITGVWSSNDGFRWKGQPTPSTDQFATLSVTPEYAEAVGWQFVAGRNFSKEFASDSSGFVINETAAKRMGLLKPVGETIHWKSQWMTNNIEKPFRILGVVKDMVMESPFQPIKPTIFCLFGNPNWINIRLNPSISTSDALPKIEAVFKKIIPSAPFDYKFADDEYAAKFRTEERIGKLTSFFAILAILISCLGLFGLASYMAEQRTKEIGVRKVLGASVLNLWGMLSKDFVVLVCIGFGIATPIAYCFLHNWLQKYQYRTEISWWIFAASGAGALFITLLTVSFQSVKAALMNPVKSLRSE from the coding sequence ATGCCCCCGCCCCGCTTAGCTGATCGCCTGCTGAACTGGTTCTGCGCTCCTCACTTACGGGAAGAGGTGCTGGGTGACCTGCATGAACGCTATGTGTTACGGGTGGCGCGAGAAGGGGAGACCCAAGCCCGACGGCGTTACTGGCGGGAAGTGATGGCCTATGTGCGGCCCTCAATTATTAAGAGACAATCCAATCAGTACCCAACCCCAACCACTACTGCCATGCTACGGAATTATTTAAAAATTGCGTTTCGAACCCTGGTCAAGAACAAAGGCTACTCATTCATCAATATTGGCGGCCTCGCCGTGGGTATGGCCGTGGCTATGCTGATTGGGTTGTGGGTGTATGACGAACTGTCGTTTAATACCTACCATAAAAACTACAGTCGTATTGCGCAGATCATGCAAAATCAGGTGGTACATGGTGAGACCCAGACCTCTCAGTCGTTACCCTATCCATTCATTCATGAATTGACAACGAACTACAAACGTCACTTTAAGCATATCGTAACAGCTACGCACCCAAGTGATCATATCCTGTCTGCTGGAAATAAGAAACTCTCGAAAAAAGGACAATACATTGGTGCCGAGGCCCCCGAAATGTTTACGTTACACATGCTCAAGGGAACCTGGGCAGGGTTGCGGGATCAACAGTCCATTTTGCTATCGGCATCCACGGCCAAAGCGCTGTTTGGGGATGCTGATCCAATAGGTAAGCTGGTGAAGATCAACACAGACAAAGATGTGAGCGTAACGGGTATTTATGAGGATTTACCCCAAAATACGCAACTTCATGATGCTCAGTTCCTGGCTTCCTGGGATTATTTTGTGGCGACAAATGCCTACATGAGCCAGAAGAAATGGGATAACCACGCGCTATATATTTACGTAGAGATTCAACCCAATACCGACTTCGATAAGGTTACGGCCAGTATAAAAGACTCGGAACTGAATGTGATCAAGCACCTGGAGAGCATGAAGGAAGAGGCTGCCACAAAGCCGCAAATGTGGTTGAATCCCATGAACAACTGGCATTTATACTCCGATTTTAAAAACGGAATTGTCAGTGATGGCCCTATTCAATACGTATGGCTGGTGGGCATGATTGGCTTTTTTGTGTTATTGCTGGCCTGCATCAATTTCATGAATCTCTCGACCGCTCGCTCAGAGCAACGAGCGAGAGAAGTTGGTATTCGAAAGGCAATTGGTTCACTTCGTATTCAGTTGATTGGTCAGTTTTTTAGCGAATCATTTCTGGTCGTAGCGTTTGCTTTTGTGTTGGCAATTCTGGCTGTAGTAATGACCTTGCCCTGGTTCAATGAACTGGCTGCCAAACAAATGGTTATTCCCTGGGCAAATAGTTTCTTTTGGCTGTCTTGTCTCGGATTTATGCTGCTAACGGACTTGCTGGCAGGTAGTTATCCCGCTTTATATCTAACTTCTTTCCAACCTGTCAAGGTATTAAAAGGGGCTGGGTTAGCGAAGGTGCAGATGGGTCGTTTTGCAGGCGTACCTCGAAAAGTACTGGTTATTACACAATTCACGGTTTCCATTTCGCTAATCATTTGTACGTTAGTTATTTATCGCCAGATTCAGTTTGCGAAAAATCGTCCGGTTGGTTATTCGCGGGACGGCCTGTTGATGGTGCCAATGCAATCGGACGATTTTTATGGCAAAACCGACTTGTTACGTACTGAATTGAAAAACACGGGAGCCGTAACCGAAGTGGCCGAATCGCAAAGCCCGATTACAGGAGTATGGTCGTCCAATGACGGCTTTCGGTGGAAAGGTCAACCCACACCATCGACCGACCAATTTGCTACCTTATCCGTTACGCCCGAGTACGCTGAGGCTGTAGGCTGGCAATTTGTAGCAGGGCGCAACTTTTCGAAGGAATTTGCCTCGGATTCCAGTGGTTTTGTCATCAATGAAACGGCCGCCAAACGGATGGGTTTGCTGAAGCCTGTAGGGGAAACGATTCACTGGAAAAGTCAATGGATGACGAACAACATAGAAAAGCCGTTCCGAATCCTGGGAGTGGTAAAAGATATGGTCATGGAGTCGCCGTTTCAGCCGATCAAACCAACAATCTTCTGTCTGTTTGGAAACCCCAACTGGATCAATATCAGGCTGAACCCGTCCATAAGTACCAGCGATGCGTTGCCCAAAATTGAAGCGGTCTTTAAAAAGATCATTCCATCCGCACCGTTCGACTACAAGTTTGCCGATGATGAATACGCGGCTAAGTTTCGTACGGAAGAGCGGATAGGAAAGCTGACTTCGTTCTTCGCTATTCTGGCCATTTTGATTAGCTGTCTGGGCCTGTTCGGACTAGCCTCGTACATGGCCGAGCAACGAACCAAAGAAATTGGCGTGCGGAAAGTATTAGGGGCATCTGTCCTGAATTTGTGGGGCATGTTATCGAAAGATTTCGTTGTGTTGGTCTGTATTGGATTCGGAATCGCAACGCCCATTGCGTACTGTTTTCTCCATAACTGGCTTCAGAAATACCAATATCGTACAGAAATTTCGTGGTGGATTTTTGCCGCTTCGGGTGCGGGTGCCTTGTTCATTACCTTACTGACGGTGAGCTTTCAGAGTGTGAAAGCTGCCTTAATGAACCCCGTTAAATCTCTGCGATCAGAATAA
- a CDS encoding sensor histidine kinase: protein MRDVHLIRRYELYFVLSAAVVYVIRRLIREVDRIDDMVELTLLNRIPSSVVWRNLNLYDHTLNNNVPLIAGVCLLLGAWYVFHNLAYPLINDRTNDQQAFIYVVIAGLLLLASTFIYYYFKLQVRFQQDGVGDIIGLKVYSLFRKRTVLADAIGFGIVFGMYEIGFQYYQYLVRKIGQESEPHFRMVSYLLASGLSVLVLSMAFRGDDPGVLWQRSTRSVLLFSGIAIQILLLQSFFYSHILPLLRASSTSEIFRAGRIATYMLVVMPFLKSSTTEVALASRIATFLLLIIVANMILWGASTGFHYDNRDPILLMFIVLTGAVSIAFLRQALQKEKIVLQTQVSAKSAELSSLQAQINPHFLFNALNSLYATALKENSEKTADGIQKLGDMMRFMLQDNNRDRIPLDKEIEYLRNYIEIQRMRIDDTHPIEVRVTIQEPTRPIYLAPMMLTPFVENAFKHGISLRYPSWIYITLTLDDTRLYFKVHNSLHNKPSDSVDRHDPEEEHSGVGLDNVRKRLALIYPARHQLDIQQSEQDYFVSLTLMYW, encoded by the coding sequence ATGCGGGACGTTCACCTTATTCGGCGCTATGAGCTTTATTTCGTACTAAGCGCAGCAGTTGTTTATGTCATTCGTCGATTGATCAGAGAAGTGGATCGAATCGATGATATGGTAGAACTGACCCTACTTAATCGGATTCCTTCGTCGGTTGTCTGGCGAAATCTGAACCTATATGACCACACGCTGAACAACAATGTTCCGTTGATTGCGGGCGTCTGTTTACTGCTAGGCGCCTGGTATGTGTTTCATAATCTGGCGTACCCGCTCATCAACGATCGTACCAATGACCAGCAAGCGTTTATCTATGTGGTAATTGCTGGTTTATTGCTACTGGCGAGTACGTTTATTTACTATTACTTCAAGTTACAGGTGCGTTTTCAGCAAGATGGCGTTGGCGATATCATTGGCCTGAAAGTTTATTCACTGTTTCGCAAACGGACAGTTTTGGCCGATGCTATTGGGTTCGGTATTGTGTTTGGCATGTACGAAATCGGATTTCAGTATTACCAGTATCTGGTCCGCAAAATTGGACAGGAATCAGAGCCACATTTTCGCATGGTCAGCTATCTGTTAGCCTCTGGGCTGAGTGTGTTGGTGCTTAGCATGGCGTTTCGGGGCGATGATCCTGGAGTTTTATGGCAGCGGAGTACCCGGAGTGTATTGCTATTTTCAGGAATAGCGATTCAGATTCTGCTCTTACAGTCATTTTTTTATTCACACATCCTCCCGCTGCTAAGGGCTTCCTCAACTTCCGAAATATTTAGAGCTGGTCGTATTGCTACCTATATGCTGGTGGTCATGCCGTTTCTAAAGTCTTCGACAACGGAAGTGGCGCTGGCTAGTCGAATTGCTACTTTTCTACTGTTGATTATTGTCGCCAACATGATCTTGTGGGGAGCCAGTACGGGCTTTCACTACGACAATCGCGACCCTATTCTGCTCATGTTCATTGTACTGACGGGAGCCGTTTCTATTGCGTTTCTTCGGCAGGCGCTGCAAAAAGAAAAAATTGTGCTCCAGACGCAGGTATCGGCAAAATCGGCTGAGCTATCGAGCCTTCAGGCGCAGATTAACCCGCACTTTCTGTTTAATGCCTTGAATAGCCTGTATGCGACGGCGCTGAAAGAAAACAGCGAAAAAACCGCTGATGGTATCCAGAAACTGGGCGACATGATGCGGTTTATGTTGCAGGACAACAACCGCGACCGGATTCCACTCGACAAAGAGATTGAGTATCTGCGTAACTACATCGAGATTCAGCGAATGCGTATCGATGACACGCATCCTATCGAAGTTCGAGTGACTATTCAGGAGCCAACCCGCCCGATTTATCTGGCACCCATGATGCTGACGCCCTTTGTTGAAAATGCCTTCAAACACGGCATCAGTCTCCGGTATCCGTCCTGGATTTACATCACCTTGACGCTGGACGATACCCGGCTGTATTTCAAAGTGCACAATTCCCTGCACAACAAGCCGAGTGACTCCGTAGACCGTCACGATCCTGAAGAAGAGCATTCTGGCGTAGGGCTCGACAACGTTCGGAAGCGGCTGGCGTTGATTTATCCCGCTCGTCATCAGCTCGACATTCAACAATCGGAGCAGGATTATTTTGTGTCTTTGACGCTGATGTACTGGTGA
- a CDS encoding LytR/AlgR family response regulator transcription factor, with the protein MNLTAIAIDDEPQALEVIRLHAAKVPFLELKATFTDAFEAISWLQMNRVDLLFLDIKMPDISGVDVVKSLHKVPMVVFTTAYSDFAVQGFELDAIDYLLKPFSLARFLKACTKALDIQTLRAEKGEEYMFVKTGYEEEKVLLDDILYIEAEGNYLIFMLKNRKLLSRQTMTDLLLSLPTDRFIRVHRSYCVAVAKIEKMARQEITVSGQAIPIGASYEESLVAIRARLIGA; encoded by the coding sequence ATGAACCTTACTGCTATCGCGATCGATGATGAGCCTCAGGCGCTGGAAGTAATCAGGCTTCATGCGGCTAAAGTCCCGTTTCTGGAGTTAAAAGCAACCTTTACGGATGCATTCGAAGCTATTTCGTGGTTGCAGATGAACCGGGTCGACCTGCTGTTTCTGGATATTAAAATGCCGGATATCTCGGGCGTGGACGTGGTGAAATCCCTGCACAAAGTACCGATGGTTGTTTTTACAACAGCTTATTCGGATTTCGCCGTGCAGGGGTTTGAACTGGATGCGATCGATTATCTGTTGAAACCATTTTCGTTAGCCCGATTCCTGAAAGCCTGCACAAAAGCACTGGATATACAGACCTTGCGTGCCGAAAAAGGGGAGGAGTATATGTTTGTAAAAACGGGCTACGAAGAGGAAAAAGTGCTGCTCGATGATATCCTGTATATTGAAGCAGAAGGAAATTATCTGATATTCATGCTCAAAAATCGGAAGCTTTTAAGCCGTCAAACAATGACTGATCTGCTTCTAAGCTTACCCACCGACCGTTTCATTCGGGTGCATCGTTCGTACTGCGTCGCTGTGGCTAAAATAGAAAAAATGGCCCGTCAGGAAATTACGGTATCCGGACAAGCCATTCCCATTGGTGCATCGTATGAAGAGTCGCTGGTAGCGATTCGGGCTCGGTTAATTGGTGCGTAA
- a CDS encoding family 16 glycoside hydrolase encodes MKTLLFASIISLVTLKTTAQSVENYGDFSPKQWTFSSKYTKENYLGKPAIKLIREKETATGAFIAYLNDYIFSDGSIELDIATPLPKSTISFLGLLFHFNKVGNEPRYECFYFRPFMSGQSGAMQYMPINNGLVNWPDYQAAVYQGAPICKPQQWFHVKVEVKGPMATVFVDGKQVYQIKNLARGSSKGSVGLWLGNTPEGYFANFRVTKASVIK; translated from the coding sequence ATGAAAACCCTGTTATTCGCTTCAATTATCAGCTTGGTCACGCTGAAGACCACTGCCCAGTCGGTCGAGAATTACGGCGACTTTTCGCCCAAACAATGGACCTTTAGTAGTAAATACACCAAAGAAAACTATCTGGGAAAACCCGCCATTAAACTCATCCGCGAGAAAGAGACCGCAACAGGAGCTTTCATCGCTTATCTCAATGACTATATATTTTCGGATGGAAGCATCGAACTGGATATAGCAACTCCCCTGCCGAAGTCGACGATTTCCTTTCTGGGTTTGCTTTTTCATTTTAACAAAGTCGGCAATGAGCCGCGTTACGAGTGTTTTTACTTCCGGCCGTTCATGTCGGGACAATCAGGAGCGATGCAGTACATGCCCATCAACAACGGCCTCGTCAACTGGCCCGACTATCAGGCCGCTGTTTATCAGGGTGCTCCTATCTGTAAACCTCAGCAATGGTTTCACGTCAAAGTCGAGGTAAAAGGGCCGATGGCTACCGTTTTTGTCGACGGTAAGCAAGTGTACCAGATCAAAAATCTGGCTCGGGGCAGTTCAAAAGGGTCGGTTGGCCTTTGGTTGGGTAATACGCCAGAAGGGTATTTTGCCAATTTCAGGGTTACGAAAGCTTCGGTAATTAAATAG
- a CDS encoding alpha/beta fold hydrolase — protein MKKRSAIPAFLLLILTHFVHAQPNVPYGNNPLAGHYYNVGDAKIYYELYGKGKPIVLLHGGLFGYINEYEFLIPKLAQTHQVIAIGTRGHGKSEIGTKVFSYQQLANDAYAVIRSITQDSVLVLGFSDGGITGYNLTTTHPELVRKFIAIGSPRRPTDRVLSNEAEGKMTAERLDKMAPDFVKGRKAIMPNPELWSEFLDKLDVLWNQPTFITDDALRQVNCPVLVMAGDKDLYFKTEKVVETAHLFQHGTLSIIPGCGHVILYCNFPAVWEAIVPFIK, from the coding sequence ATGAAAAAACGGTCAGCTATTCCAGCTTTTTTACTCCTGATTCTGACTCACTTCGTTCATGCACAACCCAATGTTCCTTATGGCAACAATCCGCTGGCTGGCCATTACTACAACGTTGGCGATGCTAAAATCTACTATGAGCTTTATGGAAAAGGTAAACCTATTGTGCTCCTGCATGGCGGGTTGTTCGGTTATATCAACGAATACGAGTTTCTAATTCCTAAACTAGCCCAAACGCACCAGGTTATTGCCATCGGCACACGAGGGCACGGCAAATCGGAGATCGGGACCAAGGTCTTTTCGTATCAGCAGCTCGCCAACGATGCGTATGCCGTTATCAGAAGTATAACGCAAGACAGTGTATTGGTGCTGGGGTTCAGCGATGGCGGCATAACGGGTTATAACCTGACTACTACTCACCCTGAACTGGTTCGAAAATTCATCGCAATTGGCTCACCCCGGCGCCCTACGGATCGGGTGTTGAGCAACGAGGCAGAAGGAAAAATGACGGCCGAGCGGCTCGACAAAATGGCGCCCGACTTCGTAAAAGGTAGAAAAGCAATTATGCCCAACCCGGAGCTATGGAGCGAATTTCTGGACAAACTGGATGTTCTGTGGAATCAACCCACCTTCATAACGGACGATGCATTGCGGCAAGTCAACTGTCCAGTTCTGGTCATGGCGGGTGATAAAGACCTGTATTTCAAAACCGAAAAAGTTGTCGAAACGGCTCATCTGTTTCAACATGGCACGCTGTCCATAATTCCCGGCTGTGGGCATGTTATCCTCTATTGCAACTTCCCGGCGGTTTGGGAAGCCATCGTTCCCTTTATCAAATAA
- a CDS encoding NADPH:quinone oxidoreductase family protein, producing the protein MKAILCRSYGLPDTLTLEDIPSPVPGPGEVLIETKACSLNFPDTLTIRNMYQFKPPLPFSPGSESSGIVKQVGEGVKHVKPGDRVFTFGSHGGLAEERISDARTTIPLPDGMDFITGASTMYAYGTSYHALKDRGQLQPGETLLVLGAAGGVGLAAVELGDMMGATVIAAASSDEKLAVCNEKGATYMINYSKEDLRERIKDITQGKGVDVIYDPVGDKWAEPAIRSLAWRGRYLVVGFAGGEIPRIPLNLALLKGSSLVGVFWGMFTQKEAALSRQNMQDIATWAMEGKISPYISRHYSLAEAPKALADMMERKVIGKAVVVL; encoded by the coding sequence ATGAAAGCCATTCTCTGCCGCTCGTACGGCCTGCCTGATACCCTTACGCTGGAAGACATCCCTTCGCCTGTGCCCGGCCCCGGCGAAGTGTTGATCGAAACCAAAGCCTGTAGCCTGAATTTCCCAGATACCCTGACGATACGTAATATGTATCAGTTCAAACCCCCGCTGCCGTTTTCGCCGGGGAGCGAGTCGTCGGGAATTGTGAAGCAGGTGGGCGAAGGCGTCAAACACGTCAAACCTGGCGACCGCGTTTTTACTTTCGGCTCGCACGGTGGACTAGCCGAAGAGCGCATTTCGGACGCCCGAACGACAATTCCTCTTCCCGATGGCATGGACTTCATTACGGGGGCCTCGACTATGTATGCCTATGGTACCTCGTACCATGCGCTGAAAGATCGCGGGCAACTCCAGCCAGGAGAAACGCTTTTAGTGTTGGGCGCTGCTGGGGGCGTTGGGTTGGCTGCAGTAGAATTAGGGGATATGATGGGGGCCACGGTTATCGCGGCAGCGTCGTCCGACGAAAAACTGGCGGTCTGCAATGAGAAAGGAGCGACCTACATGATTAACTACTCCAAAGAAGACCTTCGCGAACGGATTAAAGACATCACGCAGGGAAAAGGCGTCGATGTGATTTATGATCCTGTGGGCGACAAGTGGGCTGAACCCGCCATCCGGTCATTGGCCTGGCGTGGACGGTATTTGGTTGTCGGTTTTGCAGGTGGTGAAATTCCCCGAATTCCCCTGAATCTGGCTTTGCTGAAAGGAAGCTCGCTGGTGGGCGTTTTCTGGGGGATGTTCACGCAGAAAGAGGCCGCTTTGAGTCGTCAAAACATGCAGGACATCGCCACCTGGGCCATGGAGGGCAAAATCTCGCCATATATCTCCCGGCACTATTCATTGGCCGAAGCTCCGAAGGCGTTGGCTGATATGATGGAACGAAAGGTGATTGGCAAAGCCGTTGTTGTCCTCTAA